A section of the Kribbella sp. HUAS MG21 genome encodes:
- a CDS encoding urease subunit gamma yields the protein MNFTPADVEKLLLSVAGMVARDRLARGVRLNHPEAVALLSTWVIERAREGANVADLMHTGRTVLTRDQVLPDVPALLHDVQVEATFPDGRKLVTIHNPII from the coding sequence GTGAACTTCACGCCCGCCGACGTCGAGAAGTTGCTGCTCTCCGTGGCCGGCATGGTCGCCCGCGACCGGCTGGCCCGGGGAGTCCGCCTCAACCATCCCGAAGCCGTGGCCCTCCTCAGCACCTGGGTCATCGAACGCGCCCGCGAAGGCGCCAACGTCGCGGACCTCATGCACACCGGCCGCACCGTCCTCACGCGCGACCAGGTCCTCCCCGACGTCCCCGCCCTCCTCCACGACGTCCAGGTAGAAGCCACCTTCCCCGACGGCCGCAAACTCGTCACCATCCACAACCCCATCATCTGA
- a CDS encoding urease subunit alpha, producing the protein MVEISRAAYAALYGPTVGDQVRLGDTDLWVEVEEDLTVGGEEVVFGGGKSIRESMAQGTTTRAGGAPDTVITNVLVVDWWGIVRADVGIRDGKIVALGRAGNPDIADGVHPDLRIGPSTDVIAGEGRILTAGAIDSHVHLLSPSQLHEALATGITTIVGGGTGPSEGSKATTVTPGAWHLERMHRALDAVPLNVLLLGKGNTVSADALAEQALAGAAGYKVHEDWGSTPAAIDTALRAADEWGLQVALHADSLNEAGYVESTLGAIAGRSIHAFHVEGAGGGHAPDILSIASYPHVIPGSTNPTLPHTVNTVAEHLDMLMVCHHLSPDVPEDLAFAESRIRATTISAEDILHDLGALSVTSSDAQAMGRIGEVITRTWQVAHVMKHRRGPLGADLPADNERVRRYVAKYTINPAIAHGIDHVVGSVEAGKLADLTLWDPRYFGVRPSLVIKGGTIAWAALGDPNASIPTPQPVLMRPAFGDAIGADLSYTFVSPAALDDGLAERLGLRRQLLGVRPTRAIGKADLKNNDALPAVDIDPETFAIHVDGELVEPAPAEVVPLAQLYAMF; encoded by the coding sequence GTGGTTGAGATCTCGCGGGCCGCGTACGCCGCGTTGTACGGGCCGACCGTCGGGGACCAGGTGCGGCTGGGTGACACCGACTTGTGGGTCGAGGTGGAGGAAGACCTGACCGTCGGCGGTGAGGAGGTGGTGTTCGGCGGTGGGAAGTCGATCCGCGAGTCGATGGCGCAGGGTACGACGACCCGCGCCGGCGGCGCGCCCGACACCGTGATCACCAACGTGCTCGTCGTCGACTGGTGGGGCATCGTCCGCGCCGACGTCGGGATCCGCGACGGGAAGATCGTCGCGCTCGGCCGCGCCGGGAACCCGGACATCGCGGACGGCGTACACCCGGACCTCCGCATCGGCCCGTCGACCGACGTCATCGCCGGCGAAGGCCGCATCCTCACCGCCGGCGCGATCGACTCCCACGTGCACCTGCTCTCCCCCTCGCAACTCCACGAGGCCCTGGCGACCGGTATCACCACGATCGTCGGCGGCGGCACCGGCCCGAGCGAGGGCTCGAAAGCCACCACCGTCACCCCCGGCGCGTGGCACCTCGAGCGGATGCATCGGGCGCTGGACGCCGTACCGCTCAACGTCCTCCTGCTCGGCAAGGGCAACACGGTCAGCGCCGACGCCCTCGCCGAGCAGGCACTCGCGGGCGCCGCCGGGTACAAGGTCCACGAGGACTGGGGTTCGACCCCGGCCGCGATCGACACCGCCCTGCGCGCCGCCGACGAGTGGGGCCTGCAGGTCGCGCTGCACGCCGACAGCCTGAACGAGGCCGGGTACGTCGAGTCGACGCTCGGCGCGATCGCGGGACGGTCGATCCACGCGTTCCACGTCGAGGGCGCGGGCGGCGGTCACGCGCCCGACATCCTCTCGATCGCGTCGTATCCGCACGTCATCCCCGGCTCGACGAACCCGACCCTCCCGCACACCGTCAACACCGTCGCCGAACACCTCGACATGCTGATGGTCTGCCACCACCTGAGCCCGGACGTCCCCGAGGACCTCGCGTTCGCCGAGTCGCGGATCCGCGCCACCACGATCTCGGCCGAGGACATCCTGCACGACCTCGGCGCGCTCTCGGTCACCTCGTCGGACGCGCAGGCGATGGGCCGGATCGGCGAGGTGATCACCCGCACCTGGCAGGTCGCGCACGTGATGAAGCACCGCCGCGGGCCGCTCGGCGCCGATCTTCCCGCGGACAACGAGCGGGTACGCCGGTACGTCGCGAAGTACACGATCAACCCGGCGATTGCGCACGGCATCGATCACGTCGTCGGCTCCGTCGAGGCCGGCAAGCTCGCGGACCTGACGCTGTGGGACCCGCGGTACTTCGGCGTCCGCCCGAGCCTGGTGATCAAGGGCGGCACGATCGCGTGGGCCGCGCTCGGCGACCCGAACGCGTCGATCCCGACGCCGCAGCCGGTGCTGATGCGGCCGGCGTTCGGGGACGCGATCGGAGCGGACCTCTCGTACACGTTCGTGTCGCCGGCCGCGCTCGACGACGGTTTGGCGGAGCGGCTCGGGTTGCGGCGGCAGCTGCTCGGCGTACGGCCGACGCGCGCGATCGGCAAGGCAGACCTGAAGAACAACGACGCGCTGCCGGCCGTCGACATCGACCCGGAGACGTTCGCGATCCACGTCGACGGCGAGCTCGTCGAACCCGCACCCGCCGAGGTGGTGCCGCTCGCCCAGCTCTACGCGATGTTCTGA
- the ureB gene encoding urease subunit beta: MRPGTIQLNADRSEGERLRLVVVNTGDRPIQVGSHLHLPDANGALSFDREAARGFRLDIPSGTSQRFEPGASREVALVALRGKQRVPGIHLKSEAGEVERG, encoded by the coding sequence GTGCGCCCGGGCACGATCCAGCTCAACGCCGACCGCTCCGAGGGCGAGCGTTTGCGGCTGGTGGTCGTGAACACCGGGGATCGGCCGATCCAGGTCGGTTCGCATCTTCATCTTCCCGACGCCAACGGCGCCTTGTCCTTCGACCGGGAGGCGGCTCGGGGGTTTCGGCTGGATATTCCGTCGGGTACGTCGCAGCGGTTCGAGCCGGGCGCCTCGCGGGAGGTTGCGTTGGTCGCGTTGCGGGGGAAGCAGCGGGTGCCGGGGATCCACCTGAAGAGCGAGGCCGGTGAGGTGGAGCGTGGTTGA
- a CDS encoding urease accessory UreF family protein produces MDAPELVALMLADGRLPTGGHTQSAGLEPAVRAGLGADGNHLEDIAAYARDRLRTVTRVEAAVAVVTRHLILDPSTSPANPPAVAALPRHTPPSRGDRLRSSPPSRESWLVKPSPNPRLEEPAAGGRADGAGWTEVRAGVGRGVELGGAVGMELRTVEQAWAARTPSQVLRGVSRRQGRLLVRLAGRVWPEVLRYLARDAEVARPIVLGVVGAVTGLTAEQLARIVAYDDAQTVVSASLKLLPVDPADAAVWLAGLHGDIERLVTDVAPLTEIEKIPAAGAPLIDVFAHRHAAERMRLFHA; encoded by the coding sequence ATGGACGCTCCCGAACTGGTCGCGCTGATGCTCGCCGACGGCCGCCTCCCGACCGGCGGCCACACCCAGTCGGCCGGCCTCGAACCGGCCGTCCGCGCCGGCCTCGGCGCCGACGGCAACCACCTCGAGGACATCGCCGCCTACGCCCGAGACCGCCTCCGCACGGTCACCCGCGTCGAGGCGGCCGTGGCCGTCGTCACCCGCCACCTGATCCTCGACCCCTCGACCTCGCCTGCGAACCCACCGGCCGTCGCCGCACTTCCTCGCCATACGCCGCCGAGTCGTGGCGATCGGCTCCGGTCGTCTCCGCCGAGTCGTGAGTCCTGGCTGGTAAAACCCAGCCCCAATCCACGACTCGAGGAACCCGCAGCTGGTGGTAGGGCCGACGGGGCGGGCTGGACGGAGGTTCGGGCGGGCGTGGGGCGGGGCGTCGAGCTAGGTGGCGCGGTTGGGATGGAGCTTCGTACGGTCGAGCAAGCCTGGGCGGCGCGGACTCCGAGTCAGGTGTTGCGGGGTGTGTCGCGGCGGCAGGGGCGGTTGTTGGTGCGGTTGGCGGGGCGGGTTTGGCCGGAGGTGTTGCGGTATCTGGCACGTGATGCGGAGGTCGCGCGGCCGATTGTGCTCGGGGTGGTCGGGGCGGTGACCGGGCTGACGGCGGAGCAGCTGGCCCGGATCGTTGCGTACGACGATGCGCAAACCGTTGTCTCCGCCTCGCTGAAGCTGCTGCCCGTCGATCCGGCCGACGCCGCGGTCTGGCTGGCGGGGTTGCACGGCGACATCGAGCGGCTCGTCACCGACGTCGCGCCGCTCACCGAGATCGAGAAGATTCCCGCTGCCGGCGCGCCGCTGATCGACGTGTTCGCGCACCGGCACGCGGCCGAGAGAATGAGGTTGTTCCATGCCTGA
- a CDS encoding alpha/beta hydrolase, whose translation MELSERFGWEGRSIAWGRAGNGPPVVFCHGTPFSSRVWSRYADALSSDFTVYLWDMPGYGASSKHPEHAVDFGVQAKAFAALLAEWGLDRPRVVAHDFGGAVSLRATLAEKATYASLLLVDVVAIPPSGSPFFRFVQKYPTTLDELPPYIHEAIVRAYVANASHRGLRQPELDELVAPWLTADGQPAFYRQIAQYDEQYLVDNERTVGELDIPVKVVWGRDDAWIPTSTGKRLADLIPGAPYVEVPDAGHLMQYDAPIALASLLREWL comes from the coding sequence ATGGAACTCAGTGAGCGGTTCGGATGGGAAGGCCGATCGATCGCGTGGGGCCGGGCCGGGAACGGTCCGCCTGTGGTGTTCTGCCACGGCACGCCGTTCTCGTCGCGGGTGTGGTCGCGGTACGCCGACGCGCTGAGCAGCGACTTCACGGTGTACCTGTGGGACATGCCGGGGTACGGCGCCTCGTCCAAGCACCCGGAGCACGCCGTCGACTTCGGCGTCCAGGCGAAGGCGTTCGCGGCGCTGCTGGCGGAGTGGGGCCTCGATCGGCCGCGCGTTGTCGCGCACGACTTCGGGGGAGCGGTCTCGCTGCGTGCGACGCTCGCCGAGAAGGCGACGTACGCCTCGCTGTTGCTCGTGGACGTGGTCGCGATCCCGCCGAGCGGTTCGCCCTTCTTCCGGTTCGTGCAGAAGTATCCGACGACGCTCGACGAGTTGCCGCCGTACATCCACGAGGCGATCGTGCGCGCCTACGTCGCCAACGCCAGCCACCGCGGACTGCGGCAGCCGGAGCTGGACGAGCTCGTGGCGCCGTGGCTGACCGCCGACGGGCAGCCCGCGTTCTACCGGCAGATCGCGCAGTACGACGAGCAGTACCTCGTCGACAACGAGCGCACCGTCGGTGAGCTGGACATCCCGGTCAAGGTGGTGTGGGGCCGCGACGACGCCTGGATCCCGACATCGACCGGCAAGCGGCTCGCGGACCTCATCCCCGGCGCGCCGTACGTCGAGGTTCCTGACGCCGGCCACCTCATGCAGTACGACGCCCCGATCGCGCTGGCGAGTCTGCTGCGGGAGTGGCTGTAA
- the ureG gene encoding urease accessory protein UreG — MPDTRSFRLGVAGPVGTGKSSLIATVCRELAAELRLGVITNDIYTDEDARLLRAAGVLDPERIRAVETGACPHTAIRDDVTPNLIAVEDLERDFAPLDVVLVESGGDNLTATFSPALVDAQIFVLDVAGGGDVARKGGPGIARADLLIVNKTDLAPYVGVDVDRMVEDAEAARDGKPVIALSRTDPASVARLTQWVRSMTSAVREGQHTPVDPGPMAPHSHVGENGEIITHVHAH, encoded by the coding sequence ATGCCTGACACCCGCTCCTTCCGCCTCGGCGTCGCCGGCCCGGTCGGCACCGGCAAGAGCTCGCTGATCGCGACCGTCTGCCGTGAGCTCGCCGCCGAGCTCCGCCTGGGCGTGATCACCAACGACATCTACACCGACGAGGACGCCCGCCTATTGCGCGCGGCCGGCGTCCTCGATCCCGAACGCATCCGCGCCGTCGAGACCGGCGCTTGCCCGCACACCGCGATCCGCGACGACGTCACGCCGAACCTGATCGCGGTCGAGGACCTCGAACGCGACTTCGCCCCGCTCGACGTCGTCCTGGTCGAGTCCGGCGGCGACAACCTCACCGCGACGTTCTCCCCCGCGCTCGTCGACGCGCAGATCTTCGTCCTCGACGTGGCCGGCGGCGGCGACGTCGCGCGCAAGGGCGGACCCGGCATCGCGCGCGCCGACCTGCTGATCGTGAACAAGACCGACCTCGCCCCGTACGTCGGCGTCGACGTCGACCGGATGGTCGAGGACGCCGAGGCGGCCCGCGACGGCAAGCCGGTGATCGCGCTGTCCCGCACGGATCCCGCGTCCGTCGCACGCCTGACCCAGTGGGTCCGCTCGATGACGTCCGCAGTACGCGAAGGGCAGCACACGCCCGTCGACCCCGGCCCGATGGCGCCGCACTCCCACGTCGGGGAGAACGGCGAGATCATCACCCATGTCCACGCGCATTGA
- a CDS encoding AAA family ATPase: protein MLGRGSEQAVLDRVLADVRSGTSRVLVVRGEAGVGKSALLDYATGAAADVRILRAMGVQSEMELAFAALHQLCAPLLDHLPRIPEPQRRALATVFGVAPGPAPDRFMVGLAVLSLLSDLADEQPVLVVVDDAQWLDTATAQTLGFVARRLGAEAAGLLFGAREVGVELHGLPELVVDGLPADDARALLGSTVEFLLDEPIRERIVAETGGNPLALLELPRGLTANELAAGFGLLGGQGLPGRIEQSFLRQADTLPAPTRRLLLVAAAEPIGDPVLVRRAADQLGIDAAFAEIDGLLSLGERVTFRHPLVRSALYGSASAAERRAVHLALAGATDATTDPDRRAWHLAAAADGPDEEVALELERSADRAQGRGGFAAAAAFLQRAVALTREPGRRTERALAGAHASLQAGAFGTAWALLATAEAGRLDDLGQARIDLLRAEAAFAQQRGRDAPGLLLRAARTFEPLDVRLARDTYLDAWSAALFAGRLAGVGLREVSLAAREAPQPETQPRSSDVLLDGFSLLFAEGRARGVPLLKQAATQFGGAEVTTEEVLRWGWLATAAAATAWDFEACRAAALRQVQTARGAGALAVLAVGVNVLAQVLALAGEFADAISLRAEADAVREATGTNIAPYGALVLAALQGPPNDALTLADETIAIATAGGQGTAAQYARWAKSVVLNALGRHDEALPWATLASEDTPELFVSSWALSEQVEAAVRSGRPEEAAGALARLQEKTRDTAERWGLGLEARARAQLTEGAAAESAYREAIEQLTGTRLRPDLARAHLLYGEWLRRQTRRGEARAELRTAHDAFTAIGMHAFAERARRELQATGETIRKRSTAPSSGGDLTPQERQIALLVRDGLSNPEVGARLFLSPRTVEWHLRKIFDKLSITSRRQLRDALPAGGSYDRPVNA, encoded by the coding sequence TTGCTCGGGCGCGGATCGGAGCAAGCCGTTCTCGATCGCGTCCTCGCCGACGTGCGGAGCGGTACGAGCCGGGTGCTCGTCGTCCGCGGCGAGGCAGGCGTCGGCAAGAGCGCGCTGCTGGACTATGCGACCGGCGCTGCGGCCGACGTCCGGATTCTGCGCGCGATGGGCGTCCAGTCCGAGATGGAACTCGCCTTCGCGGCCCTGCACCAGCTGTGCGCGCCGTTGCTCGACCATCTGCCCCGGATTCCGGAGCCTCAGCGGCGCGCTCTCGCGACCGTGTTCGGAGTCGCGCCCGGCCCGGCACCGGATCGTTTCATGGTCGGGCTCGCGGTGCTCAGCCTGCTCTCGGACCTCGCGGACGAGCAGCCGGTTCTGGTGGTCGTCGACGACGCGCAGTGGCTCGACACCGCGACCGCGCAGACGCTCGGCTTCGTCGCCCGCCGGCTCGGCGCGGAGGCCGCGGGACTGCTGTTCGGCGCCCGTGAGGTCGGTGTGGAGCTCCACGGATTGCCGGAACTCGTGGTCGACGGGCTGCCGGCGGACGACGCTCGCGCACTGCTCGGGTCGACGGTCGAGTTCCTGCTCGACGAGCCGATCCGCGAGCGCATCGTGGCCGAGACCGGCGGCAACCCGCTGGCGCTGCTGGAACTCCCGCGCGGCCTCACCGCCAACGAGCTCGCGGCCGGATTCGGCCTGCTCGGCGGGCAAGGCCTGCCCGGGCGGATCGAGCAGAGCTTCCTGCGACAGGCCGACACCCTGCCGGCGCCGACGCGGCGGCTCCTGCTCGTCGCGGCGGCCGAGCCGATCGGTGATCCCGTCCTCGTCCGGCGGGCCGCCGACCAGCTCGGGATCGACGCCGCCTTCGCCGAGATCGACGGCCTGCTGAGCCTCGGCGAACGCGTGACGTTCCGCCATCCGCTCGTCCGATCGGCGCTCTACGGCTCGGCGTCCGCCGCCGAGCGTCGTGCGGTACACCTGGCGCTCGCGGGCGCGACGGACGCAACCACTGATCCCGATCGGCGAGCTTGGCACCTCGCGGCCGCCGCGGACGGGCCCGACGAGGAGGTCGCCCTGGAGCTCGAGCGGTCGGCCGACCGTGCACAGGGCCGGGGTGGCTTCGCGGCCGCCGCCGCGTTCCTGCAGCGCGCGGTCGCCCTGACCCGCGAGCCCGGCCGGCGCACCGAACGTGCCCTGGCAGGCGCCCACGCCAGCCTGCAGGCCGGTGCGTTCGGCACCGCGTGGGCACTGCTGGCGACGGCCGAGGCAGGCCGCCTCGACGACCTCGGCCAGGCGCGGATCGATCTGCTCCGGGCCGAGGCAGCCTTCGCGCAGCAACGCGGCCGCGACGCGCCCGGCCTGCTGCTGCGCGCGGCCCGGACGTTCGAGCCGCTCGACGTACGACTGGCACGGGACACCTACCTCGATGCCTGGAGCGCTGCGCTGTTCGCCGGCCGGCTTGCCGGTGTGGGCCTGCGGGAGGTGTCACTGGCAGCGAGGGAGGCACCGCAGCCCGAAACCCAGCCGCGGAGCTCCGACGTACTCCTGGACGGGTTCTCGCTGCTGTTCGCGGAGGGACGTGCCCGCGGTGTGCCGCTGCTCAAGCAGGCCGCGACCCAGTTCGGCGGAGCCGAGGTCACGACCGAGGAAGTACTGCGCTGGGGATGGCTCGCCACCGCGGCCGCCGCGACCGCGTGGGACTTCGAAGCCTGCCGAGCCGCCGCGCTCCGGCAGGTGCAGACGGCTCGCGGAGCCGGCGCGCTCGCCGTACTCGCGGTCGGCGTGAACGTGCTCGCCCAGGTGCTCGCGCTGGCGGGCGAGTTCGCCGACGCCATCTCGCTCCGCGCCGAGGCCGACGCGGTCCGGGAGGCGACCGGGACCAACATCGCGCCGTACGGCGCCCTGGTCCTGGCGGCGTTGCAGGGACCGCCGAACGATGCGCTGACGCTGGCCGACGAGACCATCGCGATCGCGACGGCCGGGGGTCAGGGTACGGCGGCGCAGTACGCGCGCTGGGCGAAGTCCGTCGTACTCAACGCCCTCGGCCGCCACGACGAAGCGTTGCCCTGGGCGACGCTGGCGAGCGAGGACACGCCGGAACTGTTCGTGTCGTCCTGGGCGCTGAGCGAGCAGGTCGAGGCGGCCGTACGCTCGGGACGGCCCGAGGAGGCCGCCGGTGCGCTCGCGCGCCTGCAAGAGAAGACTCGGGACACCGCGGAGCGCTGGGGTCTCGGCCTCGAGGCGCGAGCCCGCGCTCAGCTGACCGAAGGTGCCGCCGCCGAGAGTGCGTACCGCGAGGCGATCGAGCAACTGACCGGCACCCGGCTCCGTCCCGACCTGGCCCGCGCGCACCTCCTTTACGGCGAGTGGTTGCGCCGCCAGACGCGCCGGGGTGAGGCGCGCGCCGAGCTGCGCACCGCGCACGACGCGTTCACCGCGATCGGCATGCACGCGTTCGCCGAGCGCGCCCGCCGGGAGCTGCAGGCGACAGGCGAGACGATCCGCAAGCGGAGTACGGCGCCGTCGTCGGGCGGCGACCTGACTCCGCAGGAACGCCAGATCGCCCTCCTGGTCCGCGACGGCCTGTCGAACCCCGAGGTCGGCGCCCGGCTCTTCCTGAGCCCCCGCACGGTCGAGTGGCACCTCCGCAAGATCTTCGACAAGTTGTCGATCACCTCCCGGCGGCAGCTCCGGGACGCGTTACCTGCGGGCGGCAGCTACGACCGGCCGGTCAACGCGTGA
- a CDS encoding SDR family oxidoreductase: MNENLTGQIVVVIGGSAGIGLATARQARAAGARVVITGRDPERLGKAAAEVDAERTLTLDRGEPAQLEQVFAELPEQVDHIMAGGGGPFYAPIAELDLERARQDLDEHVVSSLHLAKLSIGRVRPGGSLTFISGTGARRPGVGLSFAAIGTAALHAITTNAAVELAPIRVNAVAAGFVDTPLSARLLGDQLDARRAELRATLPIRRVVGADDVAALVLHVMTNSALTGATFDVDGGQQLLTR, translated from the coding sequence ATGAACGAGAACCTGACCGGTCAGATCGTGGTTGTGATCGGCGGCAGCGCGGGCATCGGTCTGGCGACGGCCAGGCAGGCCCGCGCGGCCGGCGCCCGGGTCGTCATCACCGGTCGCGACCCGGAGCGGCTCGGGAAGGCGGCCGCCGAGGTCGACGCCGAGCGCACCCTGACGCTGGACCGCGGTGAGCCCGCGCAGCTGGAGCAGGTCTTCGCCGAGTTGCCCGAGCAGGTCGACCACATCATGGCGGGCGGTGGGGGACCGTTCTACGCACCGATCGCCGAGCTGGACCTCGAGCGGGCGCGGCAGGATCTCGACGAGCACGTGGTCAGCTCGCTGCACCTGGCCAAGCTGTCGATCGGAAGAGTCCGTCCGGGCGGCTCGCTGACCTTCATCAGCGGGACCGGCGCGCGACGGCCCGGGGTGGGCCTGAGCTTCGCGGCGATCGGCACCGCGGCACTGCACGCGATCACGACGAACGCGGCGGTCGAACTCGCGCCGATCCGGGTCAACGCGGTCGCGGCCGGGTTCGTCGACACGCCGCTGTCGGCTCGCCTGCTCGGGGACCAGCTCGACGCGCGGCGTGCGGAGCTCCGGGCCACGCTGCCGATCCGGCGCGTCGTCGGCGCGGATGACGTGGCGGCGCTCGTCCTGCACGTGATGACCAACAGCGCGCTGACCGGTGCGACGTTCGACGTCGACGGCGGTCAGCAACTCCTCACGCGTTGA
- a CDS encoding MarR family transcriptional regulator, whose translation MLLLLKRMERQLELGLQPLLGEFGLTIEQWRIMAALHEEPGQPMSVLAQSAVLPAASLTRHVDKLVERGLVLRRVHPSDKRRVITALSPVGCTVADRLTEVQRNLEAMLSKYFQMEIQERSSSATHR comes from the coding sequence GTGCTACTGCTGCTGAAGCGTATGGAGCGGCAGCTCGAGTTGGGTCTGCAGCCCCTGCTCGGCGAGTTCGGGCTGACGATCGAGCAATGGCGGATCATGGCCGCGCTGCACGAGGAGCCCGGGCAGCCGATGTCCGTCCTCGCGCAGTCCGCCGTACTGCCGGCGGCCAGCCTCACCCGGCACGTCGACAAGCTGGTCGAACGCGGCCTGGTGCTGCGCCGCGTCCATCCCAGTGACAAGCGACGGGTCATCACCGCGCTCTCCCCGGTCGGCTGCACGGTCGCCGACCGGCTTACCGAGGTCCAGCGCAATCTCGAGGCGATGCTTTCAAAGTACTTCCAGATGGAAATACAGGAACGTAGCAGCTCGGCAACACACAGGTAA
- a CDS encoding urease accessory protein UreD: MSTRIEVVADPVRDRCLLTTGHLAPRQLPGRPGVVRVALVAAGALLLAGDDVRIEVVVAGAVRLEILETAGTVAYGMRGGTARWDVDIRLTDGASLQWYAEPFVVAADADVTRTTTAHLTTGCTAELRESLVLGRHGEQGGTLRTTTRAWLDDEPLLAEDLDLSPTTRTGWAVLGPHRCLDTLTTLGFRLPTAPDTLQLEGTGSISRCLVSEQHQSALNPPAVECHTAEQGVGHT; the protein is encoded by the coding sequence ATGTCCACGCGCATTGAGGTCGTCGCCGACCCGGTCCGCGACCGCTGCCTGCTGACCACCGGCCACCTGGCACCGCGCCAGCTCCCCGGCCGGCCCGGCGTCGTGCGCGTCGCCTTGGTCGCGGCCGGTGCGCTCCTGCTCGCCGGGGACGACGTACGGATCGAGGTCGTCGTCGCGGGCGCAGTACGGCTGGAGATCCTCGAGACCGCCGGGACCGTTGCCTACGGCATGCGCGGCGGAACGGCCCGCTGGGACGTCGACATCCGCCTCACCGACGGTGCGAGCCTGCAGTGGTACGCCGAACCGTTCGTCGTCGCGGCCGACGCCGACGTCACCCGTACGACGACCGCCCACCTCACCACCGGCTGCACCGCCGAACTGCGCGAATCCCTCGTACTAGGCCGCCACGGCGAACAGGGCGGCACGCTCCGCACGACAACCCGAGCCTGGCTCGACGACGAACCCCTCCTCGCCGAAGACCTCGACCTCTCCCCCACCACGCGCACCGGCTGGGCGGTTCTCGGCCCACACCGCTGCCTCGACACTCTCACCACGCTCGGCTTCCGCCTCCCCACCGCCCCCGACACCCTCCAATTGGAAGGTACTGGCTCAATCTCCCGCTGCTTGGTGAGCGAGCAACATCAGAGCGCGCTGAACCCGCCAGCCGTCGAATGCCACACCGCAGAGCAGGGCGTGGGGCACACTTAG
- a CDS encoding substrate-binding domain-containing protein — protein sequence MRRTDVLPIAFVVPMQGPTGIYGPSCLACGELAVEQLNARNGIAGRRVELVRVDAGRPPQVVAEEVGRLVDEGRVEAVAGWHISAVRVALTRRIGGRVVYAFAAMHEGADDTPGVFMLGERPVNQLLPATHWLREHHGARRWVVVGNDYVYPRVTGSVAREALQDTGSEIVHSTYVPLGTADFRDVIDGLRATDADGVIMLLMGQDAVHFNRQFAAGGLSERLLRLSPAIEENTLLGAGPGANHGVYAAAAYFDKLTTVESSEFARQYYTRFGAFAPALNAVGESCYEAIRFLARLGEVSGSIAMSAALPSGHFYASPRGLLRLDGNLVDQDVYLAVADGLEFTIQEQIARTH from the coding sequence GTGCGGCGTACCGACGTACTGCCGATCGCCTTCGTCGTGCCGATGCAGGGGCCGACCGGGATCTACGGGCCGTCGTGCCTCGCCTGCGGTGAGCTCGCGGTCGAGCAACTGAACGCGCGCAACGGTATCGCCGGCCGCCGGGTCGAGCTCGTCCGGGTGGATGCCGGACGCCCGCCCCAGGTCGTCGCGGAGGAGGTCGGCCGGCTGGTCGACGAGGGCCGGGTCGAGGCGGTCGCCGGCTGGCACATCTCGGCGGTCCGGGTGGCGCTGACCCGGCGGATCGGTGGGCGGGTCGTGTACGCGTTCGCCGCGATGCACGAGGGCGCCGACGACACGCCCGGCGTGTTCATGCTGGGCGAACGCCCGGTGAACCAGTTGCTCCCGGCAACGCACTGGCTTCGCGAACACCACGGCGCCCGCCGCTGGGTGGTGGTCGGCAACGACTACGTCTACCCGCGGGTGACCGGCTCCGTGGCGCGCGAGGCCTTGCAGGACACCGGGTCCGAGATCGTGCACTCGACGTACGTCCCGCTCGGTACGGCGGACTTCCGGGACGTGATCGACGGTCTGCGCGCGACCGACGCCGACGGCGTGATCATGCTGCTGATGGGCCAGGACGCGGTGCACTTCAACCGCCAGTTCGCCGCCGGCGGCCTGAGCGAGCGGCTACTGCGGCTGAGCCCGGCGATCGAGGAGAACACCCTGCTCGGCGCCGGACCGGGTGCGAACCACGGCGTTTACGCCGCCGCGGCGTACTTCGACAAGCTGACGACCGTCGAGAGCAGCGAGTTCGCCCGGCAGTACTACACACGCTTCGGGGCGTTCGCGCCCGCGTTGAACGCGGTCGGCGAGTCGTGCTACGAGGCTATCCGGTTCCTCGCCCGCCTCGGCGAGGTCAGCGGCTCGATCGCGATGTCGGCCGCGCTCCCGAGCGGGCACTTCTACGCCAGCCCGCGCGGCCTGCTCCGGCTGGACGGCAATCTGGTCGACCAGGACGTCTACCTGGCGGTCGCGGACGGGCTCGAGTTCACGATCCAGGAGCAGATCGCACGCACCCACTAA